One Thermodesulfobacteriota bacterium DNA window includes the following coding sequences:
- a CDS encoding bifunctional riboflavin kinase/FAD synthetase — protein sequence MKVIFDPEEPLDSPTSATIGNFDGVHIGHKRILSAVKETAGTKGLSSCVITFHPHPQKVLQNIEIPLLMPIRERLRLLENEGIDFVACYTFTKEMSKITAKDFISEILVGRLKVKHLIIGPDFSFGRKREGNADLLKAMGKAYDFETSVIGPVFIDNEVVSSSAIRNFLREGDARKAARFLGYFYYVEGQVTEGEKRGRQIGYPTANLDTDWDIFPKTGVYATRAYLDGKKLDSITNIGYRPTFGSNKLLIETHIFDFNSDIYGKRLRLEFIERIRDEKRFESVDALVAEIGKDVEKVKDVLRNVI from the coding sequence ATGAAAGTAATTTTCGATCCCGAAGAACCTCTGGACAGCCCGACATCCGCTACGATCGGAAACTTCGACGGCGTACACATCGGTCACAAGAGGATATTGAGCGCGGTAAAGGAAACGGCCGGAACGAAGGGACTGAGCTCCTGCGTGATAACCTTTCACCCCCATCCCCAAAAGGTGCTCCAGAACATAGAGATACCGCTCCTGATGCCTATAAGAGAGAGACTCAGGCTGCTGGAAAACGAGGGCATTGATTTCGTCGCCTGTTATACATTCACGAAAGAGATGTCAAAAATCACGGCGAAGGACTTTATCTCCGAAATACTCGTAGGCAGGCTCAAGGTCAAGCACCTCATCATAGGCCCCGACTTTTCGTTCGGAAGGAAGAGGGAGGGGAATGCGGATCTTCTCAAAGCCATGGGGAAGGCGTATGACTTCGAAACGAGCGTTATCGGTCCCGTGTTCATAGACAACGAGGTCGTCAGCAGTTCCGCCATCAGGAATTTTCTAAGGGAGGGCGACGCAAGAAAGGCGGCCAGGTTCCTCGGTTACTTTTATTACGTCGAGGGACAAGTCACCGAGGGAGAAAAGAGGGGCAGGCAGATCGGATACCCGACCGCGAATCTGGATACGGACTGGGACATATTTCCGAAAACCGGTGTCTATGCCACGAGGGCCTATCTTGACGGAAAGAAGCTCGACAGCATAACGAACATAGGATACAGACCCACGTTCGGGAGCAATAAACTCCTTATCGAAACTCATATATTCGACTTTAATTCCGATATATACGGGAAAAGGCTCAGGCTCGAGTTCATAGAGAGGATAAGGGACGAGAAGCGTTTCGAGAGCGTGGACGCGCTCGTAGCCGAGATCGGGAAGGACGTGGAAAAGGTGAAAGACGTCCTCAGGAATGTAATTTAA
- a CDS encoding shikimate dehydrogenase, with protein sequence MEIKATTKIYGIFGHPVHHSLSPVMHNSAFSALGLDCVYVAFDVSPGEIDKAAQAVRILGINGVNITIPHKESIIPHLDKIAPDAELMGAVNTVKNNDGKLTGYNTDVGGFLRAVEEDLGIKPEGLSVLLAGAGGAARAVMSAFCLNGAERIYIANRTYDKGLKMANEFGKRFKKIKIEPVALDDVKAVRAKLAEADILVNSTSAGMEGRETIDLPLDALKETAAVYDLVYKPKETPLVKEARRLGRRASGGLGMLLYQGALSFEIWTGRDAPVGVMRKAIE encoded by the coding sequence TTGGAAATAAAAGCGACGACGAAAATATACGGAATATTCGGCCACCCCGTGCATCACAGCCTGTCGCCCGTCATGCACAACAGCGCGTTCTCGGCGCTCGGGCTCGACTGCGTGTACGTTGCGTTCGATGTATCGCCCGGGGAGATAGACAAGGCCGCCCAGGCCGTAAGGATCCTCGGAATAAATGGAGTAAATATCACTATTCCCCACAAGGAAAGCATAATTCCTCACCTAGATAAAATCGCCCCCGACGCAGAGCTCATGGGCGCGGTCAATACGGTAAAGAACAACGACGGCAAGCTCACAGGCTACAACACGGACGTGGGAGGGTTCCTGAGGGCGGTCGAAGAAGACCTCGGTATAAAGCCCGAGGGGCTGAGCGTGCTCCTCGCTGGCGCGGGGGGGGCCGCCCGGGCCGTAATGTCCGCATTCTGCTTGAACGGGGCCGAGAGAATATACATCGCCAACAGAACATACGATAAGGGCCTGAAGATGGCGAACGAATTCGGAAAGCGATTCAAGAAAATCAAGATCGAGCCGGTCGCGCTCGACGATGTCAAAGCCGTAAGAGCAAAACTCGCGGAAGCGGACATACTCGTCAATTCAACTTCGGCGGGCATGGAGGGAAGGGAAACCATAGACCTTCCACTCGATGCACTCAAGGAGACTGCCGCCGTGTACGACCTGGTCTATAAACCCAAGGAGACGCCGCTCGTTAAGGAGGCGCGCAGGCTCGGCCGCAGGGCGTCAGGGGGCCTCGGCATGCTCCTTTACCAGGGCGCGCTCAGCTTCGAGATCTGGACGGGCAGGGACGCCCCGGTTGGGGTTATGAGAAAAGCGATCGAATAA